aataatataataataatgataataacagtaatttataaagagaataatgatgatgatgatagtactgataataatcatgatgatgatgatgatactgatgataatcatgatgatgatgacagtaccgataataataatgatgacaatactgataataatgatgataataataataaaatcaataataataatagtagtagtaataatattaataatattgaaacaaTGACTCAACCTGGTGTCCCACAACACGCGCGACAGAGCGGGGAAACTGAATGATATTTGCATATGAACCCATGACGTAACAAGCGCGAGGACCGGAAGTTTTTATGTATCAGGGCCTCGGGGCGTTGGCGATGTGCGACCAGGCGAGAactgatataaaaaaagacacataataaatacaacacacaaagtATAAATTTAAAGAGGGGGAAGACGTACGTTACAATTAGTTATTGCACTGTGACGAAAAGCGATTAGGTGTGTGGGTTATCTAGgggtaaataatggtaataattaaaatatcgtTTTATTCGTTTCGTTCGGCAAGGTTGATTTgcacagaatgtttttttttttttttcttggtttctgatattttttttaatgagttctCCTTTTTtagtcatttatattttatttcttcgatCGTTTCATCGGTAATTTACGATACAGGATGTAATGAAGATACTCGAAATAATGGATGTTACTGTAccttgtttatttcttgtttatttggacacgttatggatttttttttttttatccgggggtAAGGAGCGTGAATGTGGATTGCATAATTAAACCATGCAAAAGGGGATTTTCCGTATCCACATTCACCACAATATCCACGTGTTAGAAATATATTCAACAAAATTCGAATTCCTCATCTCCTGTCtatcctctttgtctctctttctcccctctttgtctttccttctcccctctaggGCTTTTCTTCtaccctctttgtctctcctcccttctctctctcctcccctctgtgtctccccttctcccctctttccctcctccccccacatcgtctctcctcctcctcctcttcgtctctcgtcctccccttcttcgtctccccatctcccctttccaccaacctccttcaacccccctccctccctccctcccccctcccctcgtctccatTTTGATCATCAGCTCGCAGCCAGAATCGAAATCCTTCCAAAGGCTTCTtatcattttccctccttttcccacagGGCGGCAAGACCCTGGACCCGAACCGCTATGCCACCAAGAAGACGGTCGCCCAGGGCATGCTCGACATCGCTCTCCTGACGGCCAACGCCTCGCAGCTCAAGTATGTCCTCAGGATAGGCGAGAAGCACGAATTCTACAGCCTTATGCTCGGCCTTATCATCACGTCGCTGATTCTGCAGGTGGGAGTCgcgtcccttttttggggggaaaagctcTCTGttcttgtatttcctttttcttgtttttctctctttcttttttttctttttccctttttctcttcttcttcttctgttctttcgaGTGtggtttgcttttttattattattatcatcactactatttcttttcacttcatttcttcttctgttctttcttcttcggttcttttgagatttttttttttttttggtatttttattaatacatttagAGCTTTCGCAATATTAACATGCATATTCCAACGGTTACCTTGTTATTTTCCGGTTTTTAACCCGCACAGTACttcattttcccgttttctatgattaGATGGTAACGTTGTGTGAATCTGACTGCTTATTAATTCtctaaacagttaaaaaaaatttagtttatgttaccattatcattatttttatttacatagaggaaactagattttttgaagaaaaccctttttttttgggtccctcaaaacaaaattttaaagacataaaaggggaaagggtacgttttttaaaagaaaaaataattttcttttttatccctttgaCTAAAATAAAGGCTGTGTTgacaaatttatatttatcagAGGTCTGGGGTTTAGATGTAAAGTAAtaaatttgccattttttttaaggaaaaaagtttttaatttatttttaaaaaattttaaatataataaaaaatttaaaaattggaaaaaaatattaattgttaatatatatatatatatataaaaataattatagtataaaataaaataaaatatattatatatatataatattaatatatctatatatatataaaagataatatatatatttaaaaataaaaaattaaacaatatggTTAAGTTTTCAAGGAcacagagaattttttttttcaagaggcaACCCCCCGGGGTAAAAATTCCCACAAAATCACATCAAATAATAAAAGTTGTTTTCACAGACACATTAAACCTTAAAAAAAccaccgggaaaaaaaacccccctcacaaccaacaaaaaacccacacacaccaaccccaaacaacacaacaccccaaccaaaaacacaccacgcaccacacaaacaacccccacacacacacaccaccaacaacacacacacacccaaaacacaaccacacacaaacaacacacaacacaaaaaccacacaacacacacacacacacacacaaacccctaaaCCCTCGAAACATACCTTTCCCTCCAGGTTTTACACTAAGGTTTGGGGATAAAAACCCCATGCAGCCGGGGGGGTGTATATCTGGAGTTTGCCCATGCCCGGGGGATTGCCTTTGCCCCTTTTCCGCTTACCGTATTCTAAACGTTACAAAAACCCCCTCAACGTTACCCTCGTCTAACATCACGTACTAAAGTCAAATCACTGGGTTTGGCATTTTACCCTCTGATGTGAATTTGACCTTCTGAAGGGGGAACTCATGGccaaaaataaagggagaaaatgaaaaaggttaaATGCTGTTTTGTTTCCATTTGTCTGCATGGATATTGTATTAATAGAGAGGCAGTGATGTTGTTGTCCAGCCATGTATATTGTCATCATGCATGGGATGATAATGCTGGAAGTAAAAGGGCAATTTGTGAATTGGGAATTAACAATATTTGGCCTTTGGATGTGAGTAAGATTTTGTGAAATTCAAGGAAGTGAAGTTTCGctgccaaaaaaaagagagagtcaaAATTTAGATTATTAACTTCCCAAGGATGAAAACCACCCCGCCCTGTAGTTGTACGGACCTCGAATGtaggaatattatttttatgattaccagCATTAACAGGATGCCAATAAACCGCTTCACTCTATTAATCGAGGGCTATGGTAAGCTGTACATGGTAGAAAGTTCGAGAAATCGCATCCAAGTCTGGCGAGATATTTTGTCCGAAGACTCAGTATTGCATGAACTGTTTTTTGCATCTCCAAGTGCACCCTAAGTCTTACTGTCATTGCCTAACAACTATAATAGTAGCGATCTAACCGAGAGATGTTTACAACGATCATTTACTAACACATtctgtcagtaataataacaacagtctgTATGGAGCTCAACTAACTCTTatgtaatgatgttaacaataatttCGTTATAAGATGAAGCTGTCTCTAAGTTCAAAATAGTCAATGGTAGAGCACTTTGCACTTTTTCTGAGACAATGCACGTGTACACTAATCAGATAGTCTAAAGTAAGTAAATTGAGATTGATTCCAActactagagagagaaaaaaaaataaagatcataagACATTATTCAAATagttaattatactaataaggaaaatgagacaaaaaaaatcttacccaGCCTATGAAGTTCTCAGAATCACAGAAGTCTCAAAGAGTCCAGTTAAACAGAGACAAATAAAATgaagatacatagatatttgTCTCAAAGAGTCATGTAAATGGAGACAAatcgtagaaaaaaaagatagatagatatttgtctCAATCACATGAGATTAGTAATAACATGAAAGTGTCCACGCAGCTGCTCGTCGGGCTGCTGTCGTTCTCGTTGTCCATGCTCCGCGACTGCCGGCTGCACCTGCCTCAGTACCGAATCTCGGCTCTGGTGATCAACCACGTAAATATCATCTGCGTCTTCATCATCACGGCTCTTAACATCCTCATCAGCGGCTTTGGAATTTACCCCTCGGGCACGTCGGCGTTGCAATCGGCCGTCTTCTAATCGGGATCAAATCGGATCGGATTAGATCGGGTCGGATCGGATCCAAGGACAGGCGAGAAGAGGATGGGATTCGTCAACAGCtgattcgcttttgttttttggtttttgggttttttttttctttgcaggcGTCGGTTTTAAGAATATTTTCTTTGACGTGAcgcttttttatgtaatatatcaaGTGGGTTCAATCGCCGGAAATCATAAATTAGTTGAAATTACTATGTATTAtgattagggaataatgataagagttGTAAGTTAATGCCTTCAATATTTCCTTTCAGTGGTCATCGCCAcactaaaaaatagataaatatatagtgcCAAGATCTACTTACACTCTGTAACCAAGTTGCTGAGCACAATACGTATCAGAATCTTGAACTTTTCGCCAATTCGGGATTCTTATATATGGTGGTCAGTGCCATGGTATTGTAAGATCATTTTGTTCACAAAGATTTTTACGAAGGCGACCTCCACCATTTGGCTTTTTTATGAACTTTGACCTCAGATCACAAGGTAACATGCTACCTTTAAGAATCCTGTGGCGAAAGCACGATTGccattgtgtttgtctgtttgatgtATGTACCCAAGAGAAgatgtgaaggtgtgtgtgtgtgtgtgtgtgtgtgtgtgtgtgtgtgtgtgtgtgtgtgctagtgtgtgtgctagtgtgtgtgtgtgtgtgtgtgtgtgtgtgtgtgtgtgtgtgtgtgtgtgtgtgtgtgtgtgtgtgtgtacgcgtgagtGTCTGTGAAATTTCTCACAACAATGGTTAAAGAAGTGCTCTATCATggtatagataattagataaagcAACACCCACTTTTAACTAAGTACATTATGTTTATGACAGTTTAAGGTGTTAATTTGTTTAGGAAAATCCTGAGAACAGACAATGAATGTTTATGGTAGTTGTGATaagcacttttttatttttttataggtttggccatgattcatgaaaaaataaaagaagtattACACCTTGTTGTCTTTCTATAACACTTCATGCCGTGTTAAATATATCCGACGTGTAAGAAAAGTATGATTTGTTAACACACGACCGTGCTTTTGATGTCTGTCCATGTAGCAGCCTCACCTATGGATCAGCCTTAGAAATGTTCCTTTAAGAGCAAGTTCGAGGAAATTCCTAAACTCCCCAACGTGTATATAGGCTAAACATCCTACTCCCTAGCTaggcttttttttccatctcaccCAAGGGTCAAAAGCAGTCAGTTCGTTCAAcagcaagtaaagaaaaaaatatcaaggaaaaaaaaacgcaccttTTATAGACGAAGCTTCGCGTGTGCCTTCCGTAACTCTGTTGTCTGTCATAGGGACTGACGGCGGCGCTGCTGACGGGTTTATCAGTTATAAATATCAATGATCCCTCAAAGCAGAGGCTAGCGGTGACCATCAATCACGTGACACTCGGCGTCATCATGCTAATCGCAGCCCTTGACGCCATAAAGATGGGTTTCGACTATGGATTCCAAGGCCAGAAAGTCGGAGACACGTTCATCCCCTAACAGCTTAACAGTAAGATATGCTTGTATAAACTGCTTGCTTTCCATCTCACGCACCACGTTCTGAAACCAAGAAGAAAACAGCAACGGCCACACGGCATTCGGTATATTTAGATTTCTGGAGATACACGTTCAAGGCACGTTTTGAATGCCCGTCACCGCTGTTTGTGAGTTGAGTCATGAGTTTGAAGAGACCTTGTTGTTTTGGTCTTGCTCTCGGAGCGTGATGCTCGCCATTCCTCGCCGCCCACCAGCCCTTATGACAGTCACGGTAGTTCGTATAACCTGTAACCCCGTGTTCTGGCACCTGTTCTGTGATATCTTCAAGAAAAGACTTCGCTTGGGTACCATTTACACCACCGTTGTATGCCACGTCCGTCGTCGAGTTTTGTTCTTCGAGCCTCGTCTTAATTGCGAATAACTGCATGGCGAGTCACTAATCAAATCTCTTTAAGATATTCCTTAACGtctgtctctttatttcattcaaaTTATTTCACCAGAGTTATTCCCGAAGATACTGACTCGTCTTCCGCCAGTATCTTCTTTTATCATGGTTTCAGGAGGACCAATTGTACCCATACCGGCGTCTTATCTTGAAGTTTCACACAGccttattacattaaaaaaaaaaaacgtgccagAACACTTGTCAGAATGTCATCCCCATTCATCATCCATCCAACTGACATTTAGATGATCAATTGTgtctataaaattataaaatttacccAATGTAGAGGAACCCATCCCTGTGACATTACAGAAATCTCCCCAGCTGTTTGAAAACCCCCGATGATGCTCCCTTTAGAAACACCATCACCCGTTATAAAGAAAATTTCCCCAGATATTTAAGACTCCTTTCGTAACACCATCACCCGTTATACAGGTTTCCCCAgatatttaaaacccttttagtaACACCATCCCCGTGACATTGCAGGTGCTGGTGGGCGTGATGTTCCTCATAATTGGCGGGATGGACATTAACGACCCGAAACAGCACACGGTTGCGGACATCCTAAACAACGTTATCCTCCTCTTCGTGTTTCTGATCTCCGTGGACAATGTGGTGCTCTCTTCCTTCGGGCTCGAGCAAATGAACATTCACCCGCCGGGAACACCGATTAATGGCACGAGCAACAAGGAGCTTTGAGGGGATacgtggtttttctttttttctttttttctttttttttttttttggggggggttgttcccTATTTCAGAGGCTTATctctattttggaaaaaaaaaaaatggaatgagtgCGTAGACACATCTAACCTTGTGAAATTTCAATAGGTAGTTGGTTCCTGACatcgtaaatgtttttttttttctgtttttgtgatCTGTATGTTTTATGGTGTGGCTGAAGCTTAGTAAATAtatctggatagatagatatacacaacaCCTTCGTTACAAAGTTCAATTTGCTTGATCTTTCTCTCGGAAATAAACCCTGAAATCGTCCCCCGAAAGCCAAATTTGACCGTTGTGGAAATACCCAGGCAAGCACACCCATGAATATCCTAGATCCCACAGATATTTAAGACGTCAGGAGCATTCATTGTGCACACGACCTCCAACAAGGCTCTACGATCAAAGTTACATACACTAACCCTTAGAACAACGGCCACCACACAGCTTCCTAAACCTTGTTCCTCTGTGATCCTGGCTCGTGCCTCTCTCCCTGTACTTAAAGTTACACAGCGTGTCAATGTAGAGTATATCTATCACATTCGGCATGCGAAAcctttaaggaaaaaagaaagaaagaaagaaacgtaaTTTAAGTGGTGTTGGGACCTATCTTTCATAAGCAGTTCAGTCAGTCGTAGTCAATATCTCCGATACTGTCTGTAGCTCGACAGTGGATGCTCA
The genomic region above belongs to Penaeus monodon isolate SGIC_2016 chromosome 16, NSTDA_Pmon_1, whole genome shotgun sequence and contains:
- the LOC119582433 gene encoding ninjurin-2-like isoform X3 — protein: MSSRLFTPSNKVDAVKDTNGTAMSVEPQGGKTLDPNRYATKKTVAQGMLDIALLTANASQLKYVLRIGEKHEFYSLMLGLIITSLILQVLVGVMFLIIGGMDINDPKQHTVADILNNVILLFVFLISVDNVVLSSFGLEQMNIHPPGTPINGTSNKEL
- the LOC119582433 gene encoding ninjurin-2-like isoform X5; this translates as MSSRLFTPSNKVDAVKDTNGTAMSVEPQGGKTLDPNRYATKKTVAQGMLDIALLTANASQLKYVLRIGEKHEFYSLMLGLIITSLILQGLTAALLTGLSVININDPSKQRLAVTINHVTLGVIMLIAALDAIKMGFDYGFQGQKVGDTFIP
- the LOC119582433 gene encoding ninjurin-2-like isoform X1, with amino-acid sequence MSSRLFTPSNKVDAVKDTNGTAMSVEPQVMTVGGGKTLDPNRYATKKTVAQGMLDIALLTANASQLKYVLRIGEKHEFYSLMLGLIITSLILQVLVGVMFLIIGGMDINDPKQHTVADILNNVILLFVFLISVDNVVLSSFGLEQMNIHPPGTPINGTSNKEL
- the LOC119582433 gene encoding ninjurin-2-like isoform X2, translated to MSSRLFTPSNKVDAVKDTNGTAMSVEPQVMTVGGGKTLDPNRYATKKTVAQGMLDIALLTANASQLKYVLRIGEKHEFYSLMLGLIITSLILQLLVGLLSFSLSMLRDCRLHLPQYRISALVINHVNIICVFIITALNILISGFGIYPSGTSALQSAVF
- the LOC119582433 gene encoding ninjurin-2-like isoform X6; translation: MSSRLFTPSNKVDAVKDTNGTAMSVEPQVMTVGGGKTLDPNRYATKKTVAQGMLDIALLTANASQLKYVLRIGEKHEFYSLMLGLIITSLILQRLAVTINHVTLGVIMLIAALDAIKMGFDYGFQGQKVGDTFIP
- the LOC119582433 gene encoding ninjurin-2-like isoform X4 — encoded protein: MSSRLFTPSNKVDAVKDTNGTAMSVEPQVMTVGGGKTLDPNRYATKKTVAQGMLDIALLTANASQLKYVLRIGEKHEFYSLMLGLIITSLILQGLTAALLTGLSVININDPSKQRLAVTINHVTLGVIMLIAALDAIKMGFDYGFQGQKVGDTFIP